Proteins from a single region of Streptomyces sp. TN58:
- a CDS encoding transglutaminase-like domain-containing protein, which translates to MCLLLAAEADPELDERAMDWAQIELDRLAGMLPYGLRGGRAWASAVTELLGGRLGFHGTPADYERLSSSLLHEVLRRRRGLPILLSVVWLEVARRAGAPVYGLGLPGHFVVGFGDPEEGVVVDPFAGGASLGAGPAELASGPRTPATTLDIVLRILTNIRAWASTRPEQSGVALWALELSLLLPSHPASLRYERARLLVERGAFQEGAAELDAYADVVAAVDDAAAARVRAEAVSARALLN; encoded by the coding sequence ATGTGCCTGCTGCTGGCGGCGGAGGCGGATCCGGAGCTGGACGAACGCGCCATGGACTGGGCGCAGATCGAGCTGGACCGGCTGGCCGGGATGCTGCCGTACGGTCTGCGGGGCGGGCGGGCGTGGGCCTCGGCGGTGACGGAGCTGCTGGGCGGGCGGCTCGGCTTCCACGGCACCCCGGCGGACTACGAGAGGCTGTCGTCCTCGCTGCTGCACGAGGTGCTGCGGCGCCGGCGCGGCCTGCCCATCCTGCTGTCCGTGGTGTGGCTGGAGGTCGCGCGGCGGGCCGGCGCGCCGGTGTACGGGCTGGGGCTGCCGGGGCACTTCGTGGTGGGTTTCGGCGACCCGGAGGAGGGTGTGGTGGTGGATCCGTTCGCGGGCGGCGCCTCGCTGGGCGCCGGGCCGGCTGAGCTGGCGTCCGGCCCGCGCACGCCGGCGACGACGCTGGACATCGTGCTGCGGATCCTGACCAACATCCGTGCGTGGGCCTCCACCCGCCCCGAGCAGTCGGGGGTGGCGCTGTGGGCGCTGGAGCTGTCGCTGCTGCTGCCCTCCCATCCGGCGTCGCTGCGCTACGAGCGGGCGCGGCTGCTGGTGGAGCGGGGCGCCTTCCAGGAGGGGGCGGCCGAACTCGACGCGTACGCCGACGTCGTCGCGGCGGTGGACGACGCCGCCGCGGCCCGCGTCCGGGCCGAGGCGGTCTCGGCCCGCGCCCTGCTGAACTGA
- a CDS encoding peptide ABC transporter substrate-binding protein, whose product MRGATHAKWAAGAVAVALVATACGGGSDSGGGGETGIVSSSWGDPQNPLEPANTNEVQGGKVLDMLFRGLKRYDPKTGEAKNMLAESIETTDSQNFTVTLKDGWKFSNDEPVTAQSFVDAWNYGADVRNKQNNSPFFSDIVGYDDVHPASGEPKAKTMSGLVVKDPKTFTVALKNKFSTWPETLGYQAFSPLPKAFFTDHTAWLDKPVGNGPYLVDSYSKGTGMKLRKWDAYPGEDKAQNGGVDLKVYTDNNTAYTDLISGNLDLVDDVPAQQLKNVKNDLGDRYINQPALIIQTLTFPLYDPQWSKPGMEKVRQGISRAVNRDEITKQIFRETRTPAKDWTSPALGEKGGFSATACGDACVYDPAEAKRLIQEGGGLPGGKVTLTSNVDTGSHRDWMDAVCNSINNALGEGPVCTVNPVGTFADFRNQQSSYKLTGPFRSGWQADYPLIQNFLQPLYYTGASSNYGKFSNKEFDALVNQANQESDAAKAITSFQESEKILAEQMPSIPLWYQNGSAGYSERLENVALNQFSVPVYDQITVV is encoded by the coding sequence ATGCGCGGAGCCACCCACGCCAAGTGGGCCGCAGGTGCGGTGGCCGTCGCCCTCGTGGCGACGGCCTGCGGCGGCGGGAGCGACAGCGGCGGAGGCGGCGAGACCGGGATCGTCAGCTCGTCGTGGGGTGACCCGCAGAACCCGCTGGAGCCCGCCAACACCAACGAGGTGCAGGGCGGCAAGGTCCTCGACATGCTCTTCCGCGGCCTCAAGCGCTACGACCCCAAGACCGGCGAGGCCAAGAACATGCTCGCCGAGTCCATCGAGACGACGGACAGTCAGAACTTCACCGTCACGCTGAAGGACGGCTGGAAGTTCAGCAACGACGAGCCGGTCACCGCGCAGTCCTTCGTGGACGCCTGGAACTACGGCGCCGACGTGCGCAACAAGCAGAACAACTCGCCGTTCTTCTCCGACATCGTCGGCTACGACGACGTCCACCCGGCATCCGGCGAGCCCAAGGCCAAGACGATGTCCGGGCTGGTGGTCAAGGACCCCAAGACCTTCACCGTCGCCCTCAAGAACAAGTTCTCCACCTGGCCGGAGACCCTCGGCTACCAGGCCTTCTCCCCGCTCCCCAAGGCCTTCTTCACCGACCACACCGCCTGGCTGGACAAGCCCGTCGGCAACGGCCCGTACCTGGTGGACTCGTACAGCAAGGGCACCGGGATGAAGCTGCGCAAGTGGGACGCGTACCCCGGGGAGGACAAGGCGCAGAACGGCGGCGTGGACCTGAAGGTCTACACCGACAACAACACCGCCTACACCGACCTCATCTCCGGCAACCTCGACCTCGTCGACGACGTCCCGGCGCAGCAGCTGAAGAACGTCAAGAACGACCTCGGCGACCGGTACATCAACCAGCCGGCCCTCATCATCCAGACGCTCACCTTCCCGCTGTACGACCCGCAGTGGAGCAAGCCCGGCATGGAGAAGGTCCGCCAGGGCATCTCGCGGGCCGTCAACCGCGACGAGATCACCAAGCAGATCTTCCGCGAGACCCGCACCCCCGCCAAGGACTGGACCTCGCCGGCGCTCGGCGAGAAGGGCGGCTTCTCCGCCACCGCCTGCGGCGATGCCTGCGTCTACGACCCGGCCGAGGCCAAGAGGCTCATCCAGGAGGGCGGCGGACTGCCCGGCGGCAAGGTCACGCTGACCTCCAACGTGGACACCGGCTCGCACCGCGACTGGATGGACGCCGTCTGCAACAGCATCAACAACGCGCTGGGGGAGGGCCCGGTCTGCACGGTCAACCCGGTCGGCACCTTCGCCGACTTCCGCAACCAGCAGAGCAGCTACAAGCTGACCGGCCCCTTCCGCTCCGGCTGGCAGGCCGACTACCCGCTGATCCAGAACTTCCTGCAGCCGCTCTACTACACCGGGGCCTCCTCCAACTACGGCAAGTTCAGCAACAAGGAGTTCGACGCCCTCGTCAACCAGGCGAACCAGGAGAGCGACGCGGCCAAGGCGATCACCAGCTTCCAGGAGTCGGAGAAGATCCTCGCCGAGCAGATGCCGTCCATCCCGCTCTGGTACCAGAACGGCAGCGCCGGCTACTCCGAGCGCCTGGAGAACGTGGCCCTCAACCAGTTCAGCGTCCCCGTCTACGACCAGATCACCGTGGTCTGA
- a CDS encoding ABC transporter permease, with the protein MGRYVIRRLLQMIPVFIGSTFLIFFMVYALGDPVAALFGDKAPDPATAARIRKDLYLDQPLWKQYLHYMGQIFKGDFGTAFNGQSVTELMASAFPVTLRLTLVAIFFEVVIGITLGVISGLRRGRTVDTSVLVLTLVVISVPTFVTGYLLQFLFGVKWGWVRPTVSPDAPLNELILPGIVLALVSLAYVTRLSRTSIAENVKADYVRTATAKGLPRHRVVTRHLLRNSLIPVVTFIGTDIGALMGGAIVTERIFNIHGVGYQLYQGILRNNSPTVVGFVTILVIVFLLANLLVDLLYAVLDPRIRYA; encoded by the coding sequence ATGGGACGTTACGTGATCCGGCGGCTGCTCCAGATGATCCCGGTGTTCATCGGCAGCACGTTCCTGATCTTCTTCATGGTGTACGCGCTCGGGGACCCGGTCGCTGCCCTCTTCGGCGACAAGGCCCCGGACCCGGCCACCGCCGCCCGCATCCGCAAGGATCTCTACCTGGACCAGCCCCTGTGGAAGCAGTACCTGCACTACATGGGGCAGATCTTCAAGGGTGACTTCGGCACCGCCTTCAACGGACAGTCCGTCACCGAGCTGATGGCGAGCGCCTTCCCCGTGACCCTGCGCCTGACCCTCGTCGCGATCTTCTTCGAGGTCGTCATCGGTATCACCCTCGGCGTGATCAGCGGCCTGCGCCGCGGCCGGACCGTCGACACCTCCGTACTCGTCCTGACCCTCGTGGTCATCTCGGTGCCCACCTTCGTGACCGGCTACCTGCTGCAGTTCCTCTTCGGCGTCAAATGGGGCTGGGTACGGCCCACGGTCTCCCCCGACGCACCCCTGAACGAGCTGATCCTGCCCGGCATCGTCCTCGCCCTGGTCTCCCTCGCCTACGTGACACGCCTGTCCCGCACCTCCATCGCCGAGAACGTCAAGGCCGACTACGTCCGCACCGCCACCGCCAAGGGACTGCCCCGCCACCGGGTCGTCACCCGCCACCTGCTGCGCAACTCCCTGATCCCGGTGGTCACCTTCATCGGCACCGACATCGGCGCCCTGATGGGCGGCGCCATCGTCACCGAGCGGATCTTCAACATCCACGGTGTCGGCTACCAGCTCTACCAGGGCATCCTGCGCAACAACTCGCCCACGGTCGTCGGCTTCGTGACCATCCTCGTCATCGTCTTCCTGCTGGCGAACCTGCTCGTCGACCTGCTCTACGCGGTCCTGGACCCGAGGATCCGCTATGCCTGA
- the dapC gene encoding succinyldiaminopimelate transaminase — protein MAAVSDRLPAFPWDKLEPYKKTAAAHPDGIVDLSVGTPVDPVPELVRQALIDAADSPGYPTVWGTAALRDAITGWLRGRLGASAAGHRNVLPVVGSKELVAWLPTQLGLGAGDQVAYPRLAYPTYEVGARLCGAEPVVYDDPTTDLDPARVKLLWLNSPSNPTGKVLDKAELVRIVAWAREHGILLFSDECYLELGWEAEPVSVLHDDVCGGSYEGIVAVHSLSKRSNLAGYRAAFAAGDAAVLGELLEIRKHGGMMTPAPVQAATVAALGDDRHVTEQRERYAARRAALRAALEAHGFRVEHSEASLYLWVTRDEPCWDTVAHLAELGILVAPGDFYGEAGARFVRVAFTATDERVEAAVKRLG, from the coding sequence GTGGCCGCAGTATCCGACCGTCTTCCCGCCTTCCCCTGGGACAAGCTGGAGCCGTACAAGAAGACGGCGGCGGCCCACCCGGACGGCATCGTCGACCTCTCCGTCGGCACCCCGGTGGACCCGGTCCCGGAGCTGGTCCGGCAGGCCCTGATCGACGCCGCCGACTCCCCGGGCTACCCGACGGTGTGGGGCACGGCCGCCCTGCGCGACGCCATCACCGGCTGGCTGCGCGGCCGCCTCGGCGCGAGCGCCGCCGGGCACCGCAACGTCCTGCCGGTCGTCGGCTCGAAGGAACTGGTGGCCTGGCTGCCCACCCAGCTGGGCCTGGGCGCCGGCGACCAGGTCGCCTACCCCCGGCTCGCCTACCCGACGTACGAGGTCGGGGCGCGGCTGTGCGGCGCGGAGCCGGTGGTCTACGACGACCCGACCACCGATCTCGACCCGGCCCGCGTGAAGCTGCTCTGGCTCAACTCCCCGTCCAACCCCACCGGCAAGGTCCTCGACAAGGCCGAGCTCGTCCGGATCGTGGCCTGGGCGCGGGAGCACGGGATCCTGCTCTTCAGCGACGAGTGCTACCTGGAGCTGGGCTGGGAGGCCGAGCCCGTCTCCGTCCTCCACGACGACGTCTGCGGCGGCTCGTACGAGGGGATCGTCGCCGTCCACTCCCTGTCCAAGCGCTCCAACCTGGCGGGCTACCGGGCGGCCTTCGCCGCCGGCGACGCAGCCGTCCTCGGCGAGCTCCTGGAGATCCGCAAGCACGGCGGGATGATGACCCCCGCCCCGGTGCAGGCGGCCACGGTGGCGGCCCTCGGCGACGACCGGCACGTGACGGAACAGCGCGAGCGCTACGCGGCCCGCCGCGCCGCGCTGCGCGCGGCCCTGGAGGCGCACGGCTTCCGGGTCGAGCACAGCGAGGCCAGCCTCTACCTGTGGGTGACCCGGGACGAGCCCTGCTGGGACACCGTCGCGCACCTCGCGGAGCTGGGCATCCTGGTCGCGCCCGGCGACTTCTACGGCGAGGCGGGCGCCCGCTTCGTGCGCGTCGCCTTCACCGCCACCGACGAGCGGGTCGAAGCGGCGGTCAAGCGCCTCGGCTGA
- a CDS encoding ABC transporter ATP-binding protein produces MAEPLLEVKDLAKHYPLTRGILFKRQVGAVKAVDGVSFDLRAGETLGIVGESGCGKSTVAKMLVNLERPTGGSIAYKGEDISRLSARALKAVRRNIQMVFQDPYTSLNPRMTVGDIIGEPYEIHPEVAPKGSRRGRVQELLDVVGLNPEYINRYPHQFSGGQRQRIGIARGLALQPEIIVADEPVSALDVSVQAQVVNLLEKLQDEFGLSYVFIAHDLSIVRHISDRVGVMYLGRIVEIGTDAEIYEHPTHPYTQALLSAVPVPDPQARAHRERIILSGDVPSPADPPSGCRFRTRCWKARERCATEVPLLAVPEAFPSGPAAHPSACHFAAEKRVVPHVPPEEADRTGGPHKD; encoded by the coding sequence ATGGCTGAGCCCCTCCTCGAAGTGAAGGACCTGGCCAAGCACTACCCGCTCACCCGGGGCATCCTCTTCAAGCGCCAGGTCGGCGCGGTCAAGGCCGTCGACGGGGTCTCCTTCGACCTGCGCGCCGGCGAGACGCTGGGCATCGTGGGCGAGTCCGGCTGCGGCAAGTCCACCGTGGCCAAGATGCTGGTCAACCTGGAGCGTCCGACCGGGGGCTCGATCGCGTACAAGGGCGAGGACATCAGCCGGCTGTCGGCCCGCGCCCTGAAGGCCGTACGCCGCAACATCCAGATGGTGTTCCAGGACCCGTACACCTCGCTGAACCCGCGCATGACGGTCGGCGACATCATCGGGGAGCCGTACGAGATCCACCCCGAGGTGGCACCCAAGGGCTCGCGCCGCGGCCGCGTCCAGGAGCTGCTGGACGTCGTGGGCCTGAACCCGGAGTACATCAACCGCTACCCGCACCAGTTCTCAGGCGGCCAGCGCCAGCGCATCGGCATCGCCCGCGGCCTGGCCCTCCAGCCCGAGATCATCGTCGCCGACGAGCCGGTGTCCGCCCTGGACGTCTCCGTGCAGGCGCAGGTCGTCAACCTGCTGGAGAAGCTCCAGGACGAGTTCGGCCTGTCCTACGTGTTCATCGCGCACGACCTCTCGATCGTCCGGCACATCTCCGACCGCGTCGGTGTCATGTACCTCGGCCGCATCGTCGAGATCGGCACCGACGCCGAGATCTACGAGCACCCGACCCACCCGTACACGCAGGCGCTGCTTTCGGCCGTGCCGGTCCCCGACCCGCAGGCCCGCGCCCACCGCGAGCGGATCATCCTCTCCGGCGACGTCCCGTCCCCGGCCGACCCGCCGTCGGGCTGCCGCTTCCGCACCCGCTGCTGGAAGGCCCGGGAGCGCTGCGCGACGGAGGTCCCGCTGCTCGCGGTCCCGGAGGCCTTCCCCTCCGGTCCGGCGGCACATCCCTCGGCGTGTCACTTCGCGGCGGAGAAGCGGGTGGTCCCGCACGTGCCGCCGGAGGAGGCCGACCGGACCGGAGGGCCGCACAAGGACTGA
- the fdxA gene encoding ferredoxin has protein sequence MTYVIAEPCVDVKDKACIEECPVDCIYEGQRSLYIHPDECVDCGACEPVCPVEAIFYEDDTPEEWKDYYKANVEFFDELGSPGGASKLGLIERDHPFVAGLPAGINGEH, from the coding sequence GTGACCTACGTCATCGCGGAGCCTTGTGTCGACGTCAAGGACAAGGCATGCATCGAAGAGTGCCCCGTCGACTGCATCTACGAGGGCCAGCGGTCCCTGTACATCCACCCGGACGAATGCGTCGACTGTGGTGCGTGTGAGCCGGTCTGCCCGGTCGAGGCCATCTTCTACGAGGACGACACTCCGGAAGAGTGGAAGGACTACTACAAGGCGAACGTCGAGTTCTTCGACGAGCTCGGTTCGCCCGGTGGTGCCTCCAAGCTGGGTCTGATCGAGCGCGACCACCCCTTCGTCGCGGGGCTGCCCGCCGGCATCAACGGCGAGCACTGA
- a CDS encoding ABC transporter ATP-binding protein: MLLEVRDLHVEFTTRDGVAKAVNGVHYSVAEGETLAVLGESGSGKSVTAQAVMGILDVPPGRIAGGEILFKGRDLLKMKEDERRRIRGAEMAMIFQDALSALNPVLTVGAQLGEMYEVHRGTSRKEARAKAVELMDRVRIPAAKQRVGDYPHQFSGGMRQRIMIAMALALEPSLIIADEPTTALDVTVQAQVMDLLAELRRELNMGLILITHDLGVVADVADKIAVMYAGRIVEAAPVHEIYKAPAHPYTRGLLDSIPRLDQKGQELYAIKGLPPNLLRIPPGCAFNPRCPMAREVCRSDVPPLYPVTESPVPRASACHFWKECLHG; encoded by the coding sequence ATGCTGCTCGAAGTCCGCGACCTGCACGTGGAGTTCACAACGCGCGACGGAGTCGCGAAGGCGGTCAACGGAGTCCACTACTCGGTCGCCGAGGGCGAGACGCTGGCCGTCCTCGGCGAGTCCGGCTCCGGCAAGTCGGTGACCGCCCAGGCCGTGATGGGGATCCTGGACGTGCCGCCGGGCCGGATCGCCGGCGGCGAGATCCTTTTCAAGGGCCGCGACCTGCTGAAGATGAAGGAGGACGAACGGCGCAGGATCCGCGGCGCCGAGATGGCGATGATCTTCCAGGACGCGCTGTCCGCCCTGAACCCGGTGCTGACCGTCGGCGCCCAGCTCGGCGAGATGTACGAGGTCCACCGCGGCACCTCCCGCAAGGAGGCCCGGGCCAAGGCCGTCGAGCTGATGGACCGGGTGCGGATCCCGGCGGCGAAACAGCGGGTGGGGGACTACCCGCACCAGTTCTCCGGCGGCATGCGCCAGCGCATCATGATCGCCATGGCGCTGGCCCTGGAGCCCTCGCTGATCATCGCGGACGAGCCGACCACCGCCCTGGACGTCACCGTCCAGGCGCAGGTGATGGACCTGCTGGCCGAGCTCCGGCGGGAGCTCAACATGGGCCTCATCCTGATCACCCACGACCTCGGCGTCGTCGCCGACGTGGCCGACAAGATCGCCGTCATGTACGCGGGCCGGATCGTCGAGGCGGCCCCCGTCCACGAGATCTACAAGGCGCCCGCCCACCCGTACACGCGCGGCCTGCTGGACTCCATCCCGCGCCTGGACCAGAAGGGCCAGGAGCTGTACGCGATCAAGGGCCTGCCGCCCAACCTCCTGCGCATCCCGCCCGGCTGCGCCTTCAACCCGCGCTGCCCGATGGCGCGGGAGGTGTGCCGCAGCGACGTCCCGCCGCTGTACCCGGTGACGGAGTCGCCCGTACCGCGGGCCAGCGCCTGCCACTTCTGGAAGGAGTGCCTCCATGGCTGA
- the mshB gene encoding N-acetyl-1-D-myo-inositol-2-amino-2-deoxy-alpha-D-glucopyranoside deacetylase — translation MNGLPARRLLFVHAHPDDESINNGVTMAKYAAQGAHVALVTCTLGEEGEVIPPALGHLTADRDDTLGAHRIGELAAAMAELGVHDHRFLGGPGRYRDSGMMGAPQNHRPEAFWSADVDEAAAYLVEVIRELRPQVLVTYDPDGGYGHPDHIQAHRVAMRAAELAAEKAYRRDLGEPHTIGKIYWNRVPLSVVEEGFARLSAAADGVPFPGLASPRDVPGVVDDARITAEIDADEALVAAKAAAMRAHATQIAVDGPFFALSNDLAQPLFGREYYELVEGRPGVAAGEREHDLFAGVDA, via the coding sequence ATGAACGGTCTTCCCGCCCGTCGTCTACTCTTCGTGCACGCGCACCCCGACGACGAGTCGATCAACAACGGCGTCACCATGGCCAAGTACGCGGCCCAGGGCGCCCACGTCGCGTTGGTGACCTGCACCCTGGGCGAGGAGGGCGAGGTCATCCCGCCCGCCCTCGGCCACCTGACGGCCGACCGCGACGACACCCTGGGCGCCCACCGGATCGGCGAGCTCGCCGCCGCCATGGCCGAACTGGGCGTCCACGACCACCGGTTCCTCGGCGGCCCCGGCCGCTACCGCGACTCCGGGATGATGGGCGCCCCGCAGAACCACCGTCCGGAGGCCTTCTGGTCCGCCGACGTGGACGAGGCCGCCGCGTACCTCGTGGAGGTCATCCGGGAGCTGCGGCCGCAGGTGCTCGTCACCTACGACCCGGACGGCGGCTACGGGCACCCGGACCACATCCAGGCCCACCGCGTCGCCATGCGCGCCGCCGAACTGGCCGCGGAGAAGGCCTACCGGCGCGACCTCGGGGAGCCCCACACGATCGGGAAGATCTACTGGAACCGCGTCCCGCTCTCGGTGGTCGAGGAGGGCTTCGCCCGGCTGAGCGCCGCCGCGGACGGGGTGCCCTTCCCGGGGCTGGCCTCGCCCCGGGACGTACCGGGGGTCGTGGACGATGCGCGGATCACCGCCGAGATCGACGCCGACGAGGCCCTTGTGGCGGCCAAGGCGGCCGCCATGCGGGCCCACGCCACCCAGATCGCCGTGGACGGGCCCTTCTTCGCCCTCTCCAACGACCTGGCGCAGCCGCTGTTCGGGCGCGAGTACTACGAACTGGTCGAGGGCCGGCCGGGCGTCGCGGCGGGCGAGCGCGAACACGACCTCTTCGCGGGGGTGGACGCGTGA
- a CDS encoding GNAT family N-acetyltransferase, with product MEITAGGLLEVRITPADVGKRVSVRRVDTGVSGSPEFTDTVGVLTSWDQGVLLITKKNGQSVRIPESSLVAGKVVPAAPARRRGPAASFEELTRVCARGWQPLESESLGGWTLRASSGFTRRANSVLPASDPGIPLDDALARVTSWYAERGLPAYVQAATGAAGTQELLCAELERRGWVSEASAEVRIGALAPVGDVDAPACGSVTLARVPDEEWLGRYGRVSDPDVAREVLVRGPSVWFASLPGGRAIGRCVVDGRWAGFAAVTVDPAHRREGLATAVMAALARRALEEGASAAWLQVETDNAGARALYDGLGFATHHVYHHFRAAR from the coding sequence GTGGAAATCACTGCCGGAGGACTGCTGGAGGTCCGAATCACCCCGGCTGACGTGGGTAAACGTGTCTCTGTACGACGGGTGGACACCGGAGTGAGCGGATCACCCGAGTTCACGGACACGGTCGGTGTTCTCACATCCTGGGACCAGGGTGTGCTGCTGATCACAAAGAAGAACGGGCAGTCCGTCCGTATCCCGGAATCCTCCCTGGTGGCGGGCAAGGTCGTGCCCGCGGCGCCCGCACGGCGGCGGGGTCCGGCGGCCTCCTTCGAGGAGCTGACGAGGGTCTGCGCGCGGGGCTGGCAGCCGTTGGAGAGCGAGTCCCTGGGCGGGTGGACGCTGCGCGCCTCGTCCGGGTTCACCCGGCGGGCCAATTCCGTGCTGCCGGCCAGCGACCCGGGCATACCGCTCGACGATGCACTCGCGCGAGTGACCTCCTGGTATGCGGAACGCGGACTTCCGGCCTATGTGCAGGCCGCCACGGGGGCCGCCGGCACGCAGGAGCTGCTGTGCGCGGAGCTGGAGCGCCGGGGCTGGGTGTCCGAGGCGTCGGCGGAGGTGCGGATCGGGGCGCTGGCACCCGTGGGCGACGTGGACGCGCCCGCGTGCGGGTCCGTGACGCTGGCCCGGGTCCCGGACGAGGAGTGGCTGGGGCGCTACGGGCGGGTCTCCGATCCGGACGTGGCCCGGGAGGTCCTGGTGCGGGGCCCGTCGGTGTGGTTCGCCTCGCTGCCCGGCGGACGGGCGATCGGGCGGTGCGTGGTGGACGGCCGGTGGGCCGGCTTCGCGGCGGTGACGGTCGATCCCGCCCACCGGCGGGAGGGGCTCGCGACGGCGGTGATGGCCGCGCTGGCGCGGCGCGCGCTGGAGGAGGGCGCGTCGGCGGCGTGGCTGCAGGTCGAGACCGACAACGCGGGGGCACGGGCGCTGTACGACGGGCTGGGCTTCGCGACGCACCACGTCTACCACCACTTCCGGGCGGCCCGGTGA
- a CDS encoding ABC transporter permease codes for MDLALDEAESVEGIEKTAGPGASGPRERPRSLWSDAWHQLRRNPVFIVSAALILFLVVIAIWPQLIASGDPLQCDLSKSQQGSEPGHPFGYDTQGCDVYTRTVHGARASITVGVCATLGAALLGSALGGLAGFFGGWGDSLLSRVADIFFGIPVVLGGLVFLSVVTSTTVWPVVGFIVLLGWPQIARIARGSVITAKQNDYVQAARALGAGNARMLMRHVAPNAVAPVIVVATIALGTYIALEATLSFLGVGLRPPTVSWGIDISNAASQIRNAPHMLLWPAGALSITVLAFIMLGDAVRDALDPKLR; via the coding sequence ATGGATCTCGCACTGGACGAGGCGGAAAGCGTCGAAGGCATCGAGAAGACCGCCGGACCGGGCGCTTCCGGCCCCCGCGAGCGGCCCCGCTCCCTGTGGTCCGACGCCTGGCACCAACTGCGCCGCAACCCCGTCTTCATCGTCTCCGCGGCCCTGATCCTCTTCCTGGTCGTCATCGCGATCTGGCCGCAGCTCATCGCGAGCGGCGACCCCCTCCAGTGCGACCTCTCCAAGTCCCAGCAAGGCTCCGAGCCCGGCCACCCCTTCGGCTACGACACCCAGGGCTGCGACGTCTACACCCGCACCGTCCACGGGGCCCGCGCCTCCATCACCGTCGGCGTCTGCGCCACCCTCGGCGCCGCCCTCCTCGGCTCCGCCCTCGGCGGCCTCGCCGGCTTCTTCGGCGGCTGGGGCGACTCCCTGCTCTCCCGGGTCGCCGACATCTTCTTCGGCATCCCGGTCGTCCTCGGCGGCCTGGTCTTCCTGTCCGTCGTCACCAGCACCACCGTCTGGCCCGTGGTCGGCTTCATCGTGCTCCTGGGCTGGCCGCAGATCGCCCGCATCGCCCGCGGCTCGGTGATCACCGCGAAACAGAACGACTACGTCCAGGCCGCCCGGGCCCTCGGCGCCGGCAACGCCCGCATGCTGATGCGGCACGTGGCGCCCAACGCCGTCGCCCCCGTCATCGTCGTCGCCACGATCGCGCTCGGCACGTACATCGCGCTGGAGGCGACCTTGTCCTTCCTCGGCGTCGGCCTGCGCCCGCCCACCGTCTCCTGGGGCATCGACATCTCCAACGCGGCCTCGCAGATCCGCAACGCCCCGCACATGCTGCTCTGGCCGGCCGGCGCGCTCAGCATCACGGTGCTCGCCTTCATCATGCTCGGCGACGCGGTGCGCGACGCCCTCGACCCCAAGCTGCGCTGA
- a CDS encoding DUF6113 family protein, translated as MRGTLSAGRIAGCLGLLVLGALTGAAGWLVVDLWFPGGLLLALLALLGLFLGGRLALGTGLGIGGGAVGWFLTYVMLSLPRPEGDFILSSSGIGMYAYLLGGAALAVMCATVTLPPDRPVSASRPVK; from the coding sequence GTGAGGGGCACCCTGTCGGCGGGACGGATCGCCGGCTGCCTCGGCCTGCTGGTGCTGGGCGCGCTGACCGGCGCGGCCGGCTGGCTGGTCGTCGACCTGTGGTTCCCCGGCGGGCTGCTGCTCGCGCTGCTGGCCCTCCTCGGGCTGTTCCTCGGCGGCCGGCTCGCCCTCGGGACCGGCCTGGGGATCGGCGGCGGCGCGGTCGGCTGGTTCCTCACCTATGTGATGCTCAGCCTCCCGCGCCCCGAGGGGGACTTCATCCTCAGTTCGTCCGGAATCGGTATGTACGCCTACCTTTTGGGCGGAGCGGCGCTGGCTGTGATGTGCGCCACGGTCACGCTTCCCCCCGACCGGCCGGTTTCGGCCTCCCGGCCCGTCAAGTGA